Within the Kingella potus genome, the region CGTAGTCTTCGTCTTCGCTGCTGCCTTTGTCGGAATAGATGTTGAACGAGCCCTGCGAGGCGGAGCGCATCGCGCCGACTTTGCCGCCGCCGGTTTTGGCAAATTCGGCGGCGCGTTTTTGCGCGTCTTCGGTGGCTTGGGTAATCAGGTCGCGTTTGATGGTTTCGAGATTGCCGAGCAGGTATTGCGGGGCATCGAAGTCGATGAAGTCGTTTTTCGCCCGCAGGCTGCGGATGGCGGTTTGCGCGGCTTGGATTTTATCGAGTTTTTTGGTGTTGACGGTGATGTGCAGCGTGCCGTCGTAGCCGTTCGGGCTGCGGCCGACGATTTCGCCCTGTTCGTTACGGATGTCTTTGTAGACACGCTCTACCTGCGGCAGGCCGGTCTGTATTTCCGCGTTGTCAAAACCCTGCTTTTTTAGGAAAGCGGCCAGTTTCTTGCTTTCGCTGCCGAGCCCGTCCAGCACGGCTTGATAGCTGTCGCCGTGCAGGGCGACGCCGCTGCGCCAGGTTGCGCTGTCGGACTGGAAGTTCTTTTCCGCCAAGCCTTTGACGGTGATCGTGCCGGGTTGGCGGAAATTTTTAAATTGTACGCCGAGGATGAAGGCCGCCGCCATCAGTCCGGCGGCAAGCAGTACGCCCAAAACGGGCAGGGAGGATTTTTGGTTTTGCTCCGGCATGATCCGCTCCTTTGCGGTTTAAAGTAGAAAGTAACAGGCGGCAAAAACGCTTACGGCGGCAATCAGGCCGTCCACACGGTCGAATACGCCGCCGTGTCCGGGCAGCAGGCTGCTGCTGTCTTTGATGCCTGCGGCGCGTTTGAGCCAGCTTTCGAGCAGGTCGCCGCAAACGCTGGCGGCGGTCAGCACGATACCGGCAATGATTGTGGTGGCATTAAATCCAAACCAGCAGACAAGGTATACCAGCACCGCCGCGAGGCCGCCGGCCACGCCTTCCCAGCTTTTTCCCGGGCTGATGGAAGGGGCGAGTTTGCGTCTGCCGAATGCCTTTCCGGAAAAATAGGCGGCGGTGTCGGCAACCCACACTACGCCCATAATGCCCAAGAGCGGCAGTGCGCCGATGTCGGCGCGCAGGACGGTAAGGGCAAACCAGAAAGGCAGTACCAGCATCCATCCGGCGGCATAGGCGCGCCAGCCGCCTTGCAGCTTCCATTTGTTTTTCAGCCACAAGGGCATAACGGCCAGCCAAAATGCGAGTACGGCCAACCAGCCGACGGCAGGCAGCATCCAGTTTCCGGCTGCGGCAAACAGCATGAAAACCGCCGTACCGGCAAGATACGGCGTACGTTCGCGCTGGGAAATGCCGGTCATGCGGGCGTATTCCCATAAGGCCGTCAGGGCAATCAGGGCGCAGAAAGCCGCCCACAGGGTGTCGGAAGCCCAAAACAGCATACCCAGCATGACGGGCAGCAGAATCAGGGCGGTGATGATGCGTTGTTTCAACATGGGTTCAGTTTCTCTGCTGTTCCTGCGGCAGCTGTTCGGAGGTGCGGCCGAAGCGGCGTTCGCGTTTTTGGAAGGAAGCGATTGCGTCCGTGAAGGCTTTTTTGTCGAAGTCCGGCCACAGGGTGTCGGTAAAGTAGAGTTCGGCGTAGGCCATCTGCCAGAGCAGGAAATTGCTGATGCGTTTTTCGCCGCCGGTGCGGATGAAGAGATCGGGTTCGGGGGCGTTGCCGAGCATCAGGCAGGCGTTCAAATCGCTTTCGGTAATTTCGCTTCTGCCTTCGGCAAGCAGCCTGTTGGCGGCTTGCAGGATGTCCCAGCGGCCGCCGTAGTCGGCGGCGATGGTCAGGGTGAGGCCGCTGTTGGCTGCGGTAAGTTTTTCGGCAGCTTCGATACCGGCGGTGATTTGGGCATTGAAGCGGCTGCGGTCGCCGATGACTTTCAGGCGCATATTGTGTTCGTGCATCCGCCGAACCTGTTTTTGCAGTGCCTGTAAAAACAGGTTCATCAGAAAGCCGACTTCGTCCGGCGGCCTGCGCCAGTTTTCGGTGGAAAAAGCGAAAACGGTCAGGTATTCCACGCCTGCGGCCGAGCATTCGGCACACAGGTTTTCCAATGCGTCCAAGCCTTTTTTGTGTCCCATGACGCGCGGCAGGAAACGTTTTTTCGCCCAGCGTCCGTTGCCGTCCATGATGACGGCAATGTGGCGGGGGATGCTGTGGTGTTCGGGAACGGCCTGGGTGCTGCTTTTCACGGAAAGTCCTTGTGGTAAAGGGCGTTTTTTCAGACGGCCTTTACACCGCCATCAGATCCTCTTCTTTCGCGGCGAGGATTTTGTCGGCTTCGGCGGTGTATTTGTCGGTGAGCTTTTGTACGGCTTCTTCGCCGCGGCGGGCTTCGTCTTCGGATACTTCTTTGTCTTTCAGCAATCTTTTGATGTGGTCGTTGGCATCGCGGCGTACGTTGCGGATGGAGACGCGCCCTTCTTCGGCTTCGCCGCGTACGACTTTGATCAGGTCTTTGCGGCGTTCTTCGGTCAGCATGGGCATGGGGACGCGGATGAGGTCGCCGACGGAAGCGGGGTTGAGGCCGAGGTTGGAATCGCGGATGGCTTTTTCGATTTTGGCGGCCATATTGCTTTCAAAGGGTTTCACGCCGATGGTGCGGGCATCGAGCAGGGTTACGCTGCCTACCTGGCTGACGGGTACCATGCTGCCCCAGTATTCCACTTCCACTTGGTCGAGCAGGCCGGTGTGGGCGCGGCCGGTGCGCACTTTGGCGAGGTTTTCTTTCAATACTTCCAAGGAACGCTGCATTTTGCTTTCGGCGGTTTTCTGAATGTCGCTGATCATTTGTGTCTCTGTTGAATTTATGTGGCTGGAAAATCAAAGGCGGGATACTACCTTGCTTTCGGATGGCGGGCAAGCCGACGGGCGGCGGGCGGATTGGCAGGAGAAGGCCGTCTGAAAACCCCGAAACGCCGGTTATGGGTTTTCAGACGGCCTTTATGATGCCGTTTAGGCCGAATCAGTGCGCATGGCCGTGTTCGTGGCCGTGGTCCGGCTTCATACCGCCTTTGGCGGCGGCGTTGTTGGCGCGTACTTCAATCTGTACGGTTTGGTCTTTCGCGTCTTTGAATTTGAGGGTAACGGGGAATTTGTCGCCCGGTTTGAGCGGTTTTTTCAAGCCCATCAGCATGATGTGGTAGCTGCCCGGTTTGAGGGAAACGGTTTCGCCTTTGGCGACTTTCAGGCCGCCGGGTACGGGCTGCATTTTCATGCCCATGGCTTTCTGGCCGGTTTTCGGGTCGGTGATTTCGGCATGGACGTGTTCGTGCACTTCCACGCTTTTGGCTGCGGGGCTGCTGCCGCCGACCAGTATGATGTCTTTGGGGGTGTCGTTTTGCAAGTCGAAGAATACGCCGCCGTTTTTCATGCCGCCGACGGTTTCGCGCGCCCATGAGTTCTGTACGGACACGCCTTCGGCAAAAGCGGCCTGACACATGGCAACCATTGCTGCTGCTGCGAACAATTTTTTCATACTGTTTTCCTTTTCAAAACACGGTTTAAAAAAATGCCGGCAACGGCCTTGCGTTTGCGGGAGGCTGTGCTGACGGGAAAACTATATGTGTTATATGGTATCGGCGCAAGGGAAAACTTTGACCGAACTCAAAAAAAGGCAAAGCCGTATTCGCGCCAGAGGGCGGTGAGCCACAGTAGGGCGAGCAGGGCGAGGGCTAGGGTTTGCGCGGCCGAGCATACGTCTTTGGCGCGTTTGGCCAAGGGGTGTTTTTCCAGCGAGGTGTGGTCGACGGCGGCTTCTACGCCGGTGTTGAACAGTTCGACAATCAGGCAGAGGAAGGAGGCGGCGATCAGGATCATCTGGGACGCGGTGCCGAAAGGCAGGAAAAAAGTCAGGACAATCAGCGGAATATTGAGCCACAGAAGCTGGCGGAAGCCTTGTTCTTCGCAGGCGGCTTTGAAGCCGTCGCGCGAGTAGCCGCAGGCGTTGATGATGCGGCGCAGGCCGGTTTTGCCTTTGATTTGTCCGGCGTAGCTGTCGGGTGTGGGTTTTTGCATAAAATGTTCTCTTTAAAAAAGCAGGAAACAGGAGCAGGCCGTCCGAACAGCCGTTTTTGCGTTTTCAGACGGCCTCAAAGCCTTTTCAGACGGCCTGTGCGTCTTTGTCTTCTTTGCCGTTCCGGTTTTCCTCTTCTTCGAGGTATTCGCCGATGAGGCCGTCCAGCGTGCCCGCGCAGCCGTATTCTTGCGCGAGGGGCAGGATTTCGCCGCTGTCGTGGGCGAAGAGGAACAGTTCGTTGCTGTCCGCGCCCAGCAGGATTTTGTCGCCGCTGCCGTTGTCGGCGATGGCGAGGAAGTGTTCGTAGCCGGACAAACCCGCGTCTTGCGCGGCTTGGCGGAACCATTGGGTTTGGATGATGACACCGTCGTCCGGGCGGTGGCGGGCGTAGAGT harbors:
- a CDS encoding copper chaperone PCu(A)C, producing the protein MKKLFAAAAMVAMCQAAFAEGVSVQNSWARETVGGMKNGGVFFDLQNDTPKDIILVGGSSPAAKSVEVHEHVHAEITDPKTGQKAMGMKMQPVPGGLKVAKGETVSLKPGSYHIMLMGLKKPLKPGDKFPVTLKFKDAKDQTVQIEVRANNAAAKGGMKPDHGHEHGHAH
- a CDS encoding isoprenyl transferase, which encodes MKSSTQAVPEHHSIPRHIAVIMDGNGRWAKKRFLPRVMGHKKGLDALENLCAECSAAGVEYLTVFAFSTENWRRPPDEVGFLMNLFLQALQKQVRRMHEHNMRLKVIGDRSRFNAQITAGIEAAEKLTAANSGLTLTIAADYGGRWDILQAANRLLAEGRSEITESDLNACLMLGNAPEPDLFIRTGGEKRISNFLLWQMAYAELYFTDTLWPDFDKKAFTDAIASFQKRERRFGRTSEQLPQEQQRN
- the frr gene encoding ribosome recycling factor — translated: MISDIQKTAESKMQRSLEVLKENLAKVRTGRAHTGLLDQVEVEYWGSMVPVSQVGSVTLLDARTIGVKPFESNMAAKIEKAIRDSNLGLNPASVGDLIRVPMPMLTEERRKDLIKVVRGEAEEGRVSIRNVRRDANDHIKRLLKDKEVSEDEARRGEEAVQKLTDKYTAEADKILAAKEEDLMAV
- a CDS encoding SIMPL domain-containing protein, yielding MPEQNQKSSLPVLGVLLAAGLMAAAFILGVQFKNFRQPGTITVKGLAEKNFQSDSATWRSGVALHGDSYQAVLDGLGSESKKLAAFLKKQGFDNAEIQTGLPQVERVYKDIRNEQGEIVGRSPNGYDGTLHITVNTKKLDKIQAAQTAIRSLRAKNDFIDFDAPQYLLGNLETIKRDLITQATEDAQKRAAEFAKTGGGKVGAMRSASQGSFNIYSDKGSSEDEDYGGTYDKTTVGKQVRLVVTIEYAID
- a CDS encoding diacylglycerol kinase, with translation MQKPTPDSYAGQIKGKTGLRRIINACGYSRDGFKAACEEQGFRQLLWLNIPLIVLTFFLPFGTASQMILIAASFLCLIVELFNTGVEAAVDHTSLEKHPLAKRAKDVCSAAQTLALALLALLWLTALWREYGFAFF
- a CDS encoding phosphatidate cytidylyltransferase, translating into MLKQRIITALILLPVMLGMLFWASDTLWAAFCALIALTALWEYARMTGISQRERTPYLAGTAVFMLFAAAGNWMLPAVGWLAVLAFWLAVMPLWLKNKWKLQGGWRAYAAGWMLVLPFWFALTVLRADIGALPLLGIMGVVWVADTAAYFSGKAFGRRKLAPSISPGKSWEGVAGGLAAVLVYLVCWFGFNATTIIAGIVLTAASVCGDLLESWLKRAAGIKDSSSLLPGHGGVFDRVDGLIAAVSVFAACYFLL